The Neobacillus sp. PS3-34 genome has a window encoding:
- a CDS encoding 6-bladed beta-propeller produces the protein MKKRTLYLLMGTIVGLSAVLFTVIYYFHLQDDVIKVASPIKGGSPTLSYFIQGDMSAPLDKPMDVAKVGQYVYVTDTNHKQVQVFDSSGTSIFKFGKQGTGEGEFQFPYGIDGDKEGNVYVADLYNAKISIFTAKGKFIKYFTDESKKADFLKSPGGLRIFNNNLYVTDIQLGKVIKYDLKGKKLLEISTASAKDDTLNAPNAVTIDEEKNIYVSDTGNQRLVVYDKNGKFIRIINGSTDGKGDSKFVNPRGIGVEPNGTLLMVDNMTHFVYGFDKDGKQVFQFGGLGSDKEQFYLPNGLFVDDKGEVFITDTVNQRIAFYY, from the coding sequence ATGAAGAAAAGAACCCTTTATTTACTGATGGGGACGATTGTTGGACTTTCTGCTGTGCTATTCACTGTCATTTATTATTTCCATCTTCAAGATGATGTGATCAAAGTGGCAAGCCCTATTAAAGGTGGGTCCCCTACATTAAGTTACTTTATTCAAGGTGATATGAGTGCCCCTCTCGATAAACCAATGGATGTCGCAAAAGTTGGCCAGTATGTTTATGTTACGGATACGAACCATAAACAGGTTCAAGTCTTTGATTCATCCGGTACGTCTATCTTTAAATTTGGTAAACAAGGTACAGGTGAAGGAGAATTCCAGTTTCCTTATGGAATTGATGGGGATAAGGAAGGTAATGTTTATGTAGCGGATTTATACAATGCTAAGATATCCATTTTCACAGCTAAAGGAAAGTTCATTAAATATTTCACAGATGAAAGCAAAAAAGCCGACTTTCTAAAATCCCCTGGCGGATTGCGCATTTTCAATAACAACCTTTATGTTACAGACATCCAGCTAGGTAAAGTTATTAAATACGATTTAAAAGGTAAAAAACTGCTTGAAATATCAACTGCATCAGCGAAAGATGACACATTGAACGCTCCAAACGCCGTGACGATTGATGAAGAAAAAAACATCTATGTTTCTGATACTGGGAACCAGCGCCTTGTTGTCTATGATAAGAACGGAAAATTCATACGTATCATAAATGGTTCAACTGATGGAAAAGGAGATTCTAAGTTTGTTAATCCAAGAGGAATCGGGGTTGAACCAAACGGTACCCTTTTAATGGTAGATAACATGACCCACTTTGTTTATGGATTTGATAAGGATGGAAAACAAGTATTCCAATTTGGCGGTTTAGGCAGCGATAAAGAACAATTCTATCTTCCAAACGGTTTATTTGTGGATGACAAAGGTGAAGTATTCATCACCGATACCGTTAATCAGCGGATTGCCTTTTACTACTAA
- a CDS encoding tetratricopeptide repeat protein gives MYKDATKSLEEAARLKPGNTDIIYEVGVVAEAQGKKKEAEKIYKETLSYDPTFKPALKALDRLNSKNN, from the coding sequence ATGTATAAAGATGCTACAAAATCTTTGGAGGAAGCTGCACGCTTAAAGCCAGGCAACACGGATATTATTTATGAGGTAGGGGTGGTTGCAGAAGCTCAAGGCAAGAAGAAAGAAGCTGAAAAAATCTATAAAGAAACTCTTTCATACGATCCCACCTTTAAACCGGCTTTGAAAGCTTTGGATCGATTGAACTCCAAGAATAATTAA
- a CDS encoding tetratricopeptide repeat protein has product MESQVQPNAQEPSTIAEKPVKIKKVKKDRISWWQSLIILTATLAICLSSGYYISEKYLWNTNADQISKQLKYYQAEVDQKPNDPQLRVQLGYTYFLKGDTDSAIKEYETAKILDKNYFDAYLNLSIAYDKEKRNDDALQMAVKAAKISPRDYKAIY; this is encoded by the coding sequence ATGGAAAGCCAAGTTCAACCAAATGCCCAGGAGCCTTCAACGATTGCTGAAAAGCCAGTAAAGATAAAAAAAGTGAAAAAGGACCGTATCTCCTGGTGGCAATCGCTTATTATCCTTACTGCCACCTTAGCTATTTGTCTCTCTTCTGGTTACTATATCAGCGAAAAGTATCTTTGGAATACAAATGCCGATCAAATTTCAAAACAACTGAAATATTATCAAGCTGAAGTAGACCAAAAGCCAAATGATCCACAATTAAGAGTACAGCTTGGTTATACGTATTTCTTGAAGGGTGATACCGACAGTGCAATTAAAGAATATGAGACTGCAAAGATCTTGGATAAAAATTATTTTGATGCCTATTTGAACTTGAGTATTGCTTACGATAAGGAAAAACGAAATGACGATGCCCTGCAAATGGCTGTTAAAGCAGCAAAGATTTCACCCAGGGATTATAAGGCCATTTATTAA
- a CDS encoding NapC/NirT family cytochrome c gives MAKDKANGFVEFFKKETNRYTAPIQMPKNIPNSACERCHNIGTREVTPSGDLIIPHNKHLAKDIKCIQCHSGVAHGKIAERKVTFKSDYDKWDDTLGKSLMSDVKFTSPKMETCIECHEARDVSTACKTCHTTGMEPKSHKKENFKFQTHGKSAKKDVKQCHSCHQYMSETEIKGMEEVPASQQFLANGTIKDKSHSAQEYAKENSFCKKCHTQRPPSHGKSFVSGDGPIAKHSTEKCLTCHDYQKTGFNKITNITCSGCHPASHAEKNFRATHPIALPAGQKPVEMCYTCHYKPKCTSCHKQ, from the coding sequence TTGGCAAAGGACAAAGCCAATGGATTCGTAGAATTTTTCAAAAAAGAAACAAATAGATATACAGCACCAATCCAAATGCCAAAGAACATTCCAAACTCCGCTTGTGAAAGATGTCACAATATAGGAACCAGAGAAGTAACACCATCCGGAGATCTGATCATCCCGCATAATAAGCACTTAGCGAAGGATATCAAGTGTATACAGTGCCACAGCGGGGTTGCTCACGGAAAAATCGCAGAACGTAAGGTAACCTTTAAATCCGATTATGATAAATGGGATGACACCCTTGGTAAGTCCCTGATGAGTGACGTAAAGTTTACAAGCCCCAAAATGGAAACATGCATTGAATGCCATGAAGCACGTGATGTTTCTACCGCTTGTAAAACATGCCATACAACAGGCATGGAACCTAAATCGCATAAAAAAGAAAACTTTAAATTTCAAACTCACGGTAAATCTGCAAAGAAGGACGTTAAACAGTGTCATAGCTGCCATCAATACATGTCAGAAACAGAAATTAAGGGTATGGAGGAAGTTCCGGCTTCCCAGCAATTTTTAGCAAATGGAACGATAAAGGATAAATCACACTCCGCACAGGAGTATGCAAAAGAAAATAGCTTCTGCAAAAAATGCCATACACAGCGGCCACCAAGCCATGGGAAAAGTTTTGTAAGTGGCGATGGCCCTATCGCAAAACATAGCACCGAAAAATGCTTAACATGCCACGATTACCAAAAAACAGGCTTTAACAAAATAACAAACATCACCTGCAGCGGCTGCCACCCTGCCAGCCATGCAGAAAAGAACTTTAGGGCCACACACCCGATTGCATTGCCTGCAGGACAAAAGCCTGTTGAAATGTGTTACACCTGTCATTACAAACCAAAATGTACATCCTGCCATAAACAATAA
- a CDS encoding NapC/NirT family cytochrome c, translating into MEEDQNTLPSPPRYRYKLIKFMTLAVLFLALLTSVGFIGLETTSNSKFCSSCHEMKPEYYTWKASTHSEVDCVSCHIEPGPKIWQRTKPMDS; encoded by the coding sequence ATGGAAGAGGATCAAAATACGCTGCCGTCCCCTCCCCGCTACCGCTATAAATTGATTAAATTCATGACCTTAGCAGTGTTGTTTCTGGCCCTCCTCACTTCTGTTGGATTCATAGGGCTGGAAACAACATCGAATTCAAAGTTTTGCTCATCCTGCCATGAGATGAAACCGGAGTACTACACGTGGAAAGCCTCCACACACAGCGAAGTCGATTGTGTAAGCTGCCATATCGAACCAGGGCCAAAAATTTGGCAAAGGACAAAGCCAATGGATTCGTAG